In Saccopteryx leptura isolate mSacLep1 chromosome 11, mSacLep1_pri_phased_curated, whole genome shotgun sequence, the following proteins share a genomic window:
- the ABTB1 gene encoding LOW QUALITY PROTEIN: ankyrin repeat and BTB/POZ domain-containing protein 1 (The sequence of the model RefSeq protein was modified relative to this genomic sequence to represent the inferred CDS: inserted 10 bases in 6 codons; substituted 3 bases at 3 genomic stop codons): protein MTPRVRPPQSSSIPGRAGPGRGLGSGTGSTQISHQGAVGHARGGVLASYSPLHDYKQMTSCCRRRDYXDFLQWHLNQGIHSAMLFMVHGEPFWAHHCLLGGHSTHFTNILDNKLKGKHRGPQVPRTSTTSNSRKAPTAASLPGVREQRLQGLVLGHDSGCLCLQGSPMTFGALLQYLYTGLPEVGVEHICXCECLAKQCQLLDLRGDLEAKCKEVTEFVASKPGTYVKVPSISPXWLQEDSALLAYCTLPPLQDQGYLKELPFPFPDGFNICPDVYFRITDGXSFFCHTLPQAFLCGHSDYFRALLDDHFXENEELEASXSLPAITLHGLSPYIFNRVLYYLCSSHTRVTLAAADSAKTVLCQGVCGCKGHLIESPHCGDLQKREFIKLPPKVACNVLSMTNMVLLPGLKRLLXGVAWLLDVGSMAGVWSGAEPFSLAPEDXCTEYMAMVLENLVALEGFSEATREEEAAVVAWQEQDPSIADIRFHMSCNAKEMQQWLRALEDXLVSIDLNC, encoded by the exons ATGACCCCGCGGGTGCGGCCCCCCCAGAGCTCGTCCATCCCGGGGCGTGCTGGGCCTGGGCGTGGCCTCGGCAGCGGCACCGGATCGACCCAGATCTCCCACCAAGGGGCTGTCGGGCACGCGCGGGGCGGGGTGCTGGCA TCATACTCTCCACTGCATGATTATAAGCAAATGACATCCTGCTGCAGGAGGCGGGACTA TGACTTCCTGCAGTG GCATCTGAATCAAGGTATCCACAGTGCCATGCTCTTCATGGTGCATGGGGAGCCCTTCTGGGCCCATCATTGCCTCCTGGGTGGACATAGCACGCACTTCACCAACATACTGGACAACAAATTGAAAGGAAAGCATCGTGGTCCTCAAGTGCCACGAACCAGCAcgactagtaattccag AAAGGCACCCACGGCTGCATCCCTCCCTGGAGTGAGAGAACAGAGACTGCAGGGGCTTGTGCTGGGTCATGATTCCGGCTGCCTCTGCCTGCAGGGCAGCCCCATGACCTTTGGGGCCCTGCTGCAGTACCTGTACACag GCCTCCCGGAGGTTGGTGTTGAACACATTT GCTGTGAGTGCCTGGCCAAGCAGTGCCAGCTATTAGATCTACGCGGCGACCTGGAGGCCAAGTGCAAGGAGGTGACTGAGTTTG TGGCATCCAAGCCAGGCACTTATGTGAAGGTGCCGAGCATCAGCCC CTGGCTCCAGGAGGACTCTGCCCTGCTGGCCTACTGCACCCT TCCACCTCTCCAGGATCAA ggTTATCTTAAGGAGCTGCCCTTCCCTTTCCCTGATGGCTTCAACATCTGTCCTGATGTTTACTTCAGAATAACAGATGGTTGAAGCTTCTTCTGCCACAC CCTTCCCCAGGCCTTCCTCTGTGGCCACAGTGACTACTTCCGGGCCTTGCTAGATGACCACTTCTGAGAGAATGAGGAGCTGGAGGCCTC AAGCCTCCCAGCCATCACCCTGCATGGCCTGTCACCCTATATCTTTAACCGTGTGCTCTACTACCTATGCAGCAGCCACACGAG GGTGACGTTGGCGGCAGCAGATAGTGCCAAGACTGTTCTCTGCCAGGGTGTATGTGGGTGTAAAGGCCACTTAATAGAGAGCCCTCACTGTGGGGACCTGCAGAAGAGAGAGTTTATAAAG CTGCCCCCCAAGGTGGCCTGCAATGTGCTGAGCATGACCAACATGGTCCTGCTGCCAGGCTTGAAACGACTACT CGGTGTGGCCTGGCTGCTGGATGTGGGCAGCATGGCCGGGGTGTGGTCTGGGGCCGAGCCATTCAGCCTGGCACCTGAGGATTAATGCACTGAGTACATGGCCATGGTTCTCGAGAAT CTGGTGGCTCTGGAGGGCTTCTCAGAGGCCAcgagggaggaggaggcagctgtGGTGGCCTGGCAGGAGCAGGACCCATCGATAGCTGACATCCGCTTCCACATGTCCTGCAACGCCAAGGAGATGCAGCAGTGGTTACGTGCACTTGAGG TGCTGGTGTCCATTGACTTGAACTGCTGA